A stretch of Pseudorhodobacter turbinis DNA encodes these proteins:
- a CDS encoding MurR/RpiR family transcriptional regulator, translating to MLEGDSLRDKIIAQYDGMSPQLQQAARYVLENPQEVALTSMRRLARNAAVQPATMTRLAQYLGLTGYEDIRAHYAKTIRMRADGFAARAMERETASPDEGGGLARQMLQSLAAQISRLSEPQPLAQLQAVADHLHGARRIYVLGLRSCHSVAWHFHYVMTLLGEKTVHLDGPAGTSGDGLLHAGDKDVLLAISVSPYALHTLELAAAAREKGMAVIAITDSEVSPLASISQATILCPTESQTFFHTLTPALAISEVLCGLLAAHDRQGALEALQKADEHLQSLNIYANTIPRRRI from the coding sequence ATGTTGGAAGGTGACTCCCTCAGGGACAAAATCATAGCTCAATATGACGGGATGTCGCCGCAGCTTCAGCAAGCCGCGCGCTATGTGCTGGAAAACCCGCAAGAAGTAGCGCTCACTTCAATGCGGAGGTTGGCGCGCAATGCGGCGGTGCAGCCCGCAACGATGACACGACTGGCGCAATATCTGGGGCTGACCGGATATGAGGATATCCGCGCCCATTATGCCAAGACGATCCGCATGCGTGCCGACGGCTTTGCCGCGCGTGCAATGGAACGCGAAACCGCATCGCCAGATGAAGGCGGTGGTCTGGCCCGTCAGATGCTGCAAAGTCTGGCCGCCCAGATATCACGGTTGAGCGAGCCACAACCGCTCGCCCAGTTGCAAGCCGTGGCGGATCACCTGCATGGCGCGAGGCGGATTTATGTCCTAGGCCTTCGGTCGTGCCATTCCGTCGCTTGGCATTTCCATTATGTAATGACGCTACTGGGTGAAAAGACAGTGCACCTTGACGGCCCCGCAGGCACATCAGGCGACGGTCTTTTGCATGCCGGTGATAAGGATGTGCTGCTGGCGATCTCCGTCAGCCCTTATGCGCTACATACGCTGGAACTTGCGGCAGCGGCGCGTGAAAAGGGTATGGCCGTCATTGCCATTACCGACAGCGAGGTTTCCCCACTCGCCTCGATTTCACAAGCGACTATATTGTGCCCGACAGAAAGCCAGACATTTTTCCACACGCTAACCCCTGCCCTTGCCATTTCAGAAGTGCTCTGTGGTTTGCTTGCAGCCCATGACCGTCAGGGCGCGCTCGAGGCACTTCAAAAGGCCGATGAGCATCTGCAATCGCTCAATATTTATGCCAATACGATACCGCGCCGCCGGATCTGA
- a CDS encoding invasion associated locus B family protein: MPVKKSAQFLAIPLCLLLGTAAFAQETAPVADAESTDAPNGLSMGTQEPAANDGIGATYTAETFGTWEQRCVKTEDGADPCQLYHLLKDSEGNNVAEISIFGLPKGQQAVAGATVIVPLETLLTAELSVAVDSAAARKYPFSWCSNIGCIARIGFTQAEVDGFKKGNAANLSIVPVVAPDQKVELSVSLTGFTAGYDAVNKANGN; encoded by the coding sequence ATGCCCGTGAAAAAATCCGCACAGTTTCTTGCAATCCCCCTTTGCCTTCTGCTTGGCACTGCTGCCTTTGCTCAGGAAACTGCCCCTGTGGCCGATGCCGAAAGCACCGATGCCCCCAATGGCCTGTCGATGGGCACGCAAGAGCCTGCAGCCAATGATGGTATTGGTGCGACCTATACCGCCGAAACCTTCGGTACATGGGAACAACGCTGTGTGAAAACCGAAGACGGCGCCGATCCGTGCCAGCTTTACCACCTGCTCAAAGACAGCGAAGGCAACAACGTGGCCGAGATTTCGATCTTTGGTCTGCCCAAGGGTCAGCAGGCCGTGGCCGGTGCCACCGTGATTGTGCCGCTGGAAACTCTTCTGACGGCAGAGCTTTCGGTTGCTGTCGATAGTGCCGCTGCCCGGAAATACCCCTTCTCATGGTGTTCCAACATCGGGTGCATCGCGCGCATCGGGTTTACCCAAGCCGAGGTTGATGGCTTCAAAAAAGGCAATGCTGCAAATCTCAGCATCGTTCCTGTTGTTGCCCCCGATCAAAAGGTTGAACTGTCCGTCTCTTTGACCGGCTTTACCGCAGGCTATGACGCTGTGAACAAAGCCAACGGCAACTGA
- a CDS encoding helicase HerA-like domain-containing protein produces the protein MYFEGVAGRLPRQFGLKGDCVAIEPGIFVGGGDEAYGTPQELLLGYGNRHGLIAGATGTGKTVTLQILAEGFSAAGVPVFLSDVKGDLSGIGMAGSADHKLHDAFMARAQTIGLDLEYSNFPVTFWDLFGKKGHPVRTTVAEMGPLLISRLLELTDAQEGVINVAFRLADDESLPMYDLKDLRAMLTFIAENASEISTTYGLVSTRSIGAIQRRLLVLENQGGDNLFGEPALDLADMMQVDVEGRGRINILAADQLMGAPRLYSTFLLWLLSELFEELPEVGNPDKPKLVFFFDEAHLLFDGAPKALVDKVEQVVRLIRSKGVGVFFVTQKPADVPDDVLAQLGNRVQHALRVFTPRDQRDLKLAAQTYRGNPRFSTEEAITQVGTGEAVTSFLEQKGIPGVVERTLIRPPSSQLGPIDAETRATLMAASPVAGKYEARFDRDSAYERLLARAEAAAKEVAEAEAAEARAESQQREFNSARRYDGGRVAQSTKRKSSRSSDSVGEAFAKSFARQLGTKSGQALVRGILGSFFKSR, from the coding sequence ATGTATTTTGAAGGCGTGGCGGGCAGATTGCCGCGCCAATTCGGGTTGAAAGGGGATTGCGTGGCGATTGAACCGGGTATTTTCGTTGGCGGCGGCGATGAGGCTTATGGCACTCCGCAGGAATTGCTATTGGGTTATGGCAACCGGCACGGGTTGATTGCAGGGGCCACGGGCACGGGCAAAACCGTGACGTTGCAAATCCTCGCCGAAGGGTTTTCGGCTGCCGGGGTGCCGGTGTTCTTGTCCGATGTGAAGGGCGACCTTTCGGGGATCGGCATGGCGGGATCGGCAGATCACAAACTGCACGATGCCTTTATGGCGCGGGCGCAAACCATCGGGCTTGATCTGGAATACAGTAATTTTCCTGTTACTTTCTGGGACTTATTCGGCAAAAAAGGCCATCCGGTGCGCACCACCGTTGCCGAAATGGGCCCATTGCTGATTTCGCGCTTGTTGGAGCTGACAGATGCGCAAGAGGGCGTGATCAATGTCGCCTTCCGGCTTGCGGATGATGAATCTTTGCCGATGTACGACCTTAAAGACCTGCGGGCGATGCTGACCTTTATCGCCGAAAATGCCAGTGAGATCAGCACGACCTACGGGCTTGTTTCCACCAGATCGATCGGGGCGATCCAACGCCGCCTGCTTGTGCTGGAGAATCAGGGCGGGGACAATCTGTTTGGCGAACCGGCATTGGATCTGGCTGATATGATGCAGGTCGATGTCGAGGGGCGCGGGCGGATCAACATCTTGGCAGCCGATCAGTTGATGGGTGCGCCGCGGCTTTATTCTACCTTCCTTTTGTGGCTTCTTTCAGAACTGTTCGAGGAGCTGCCTGAGGTCGGAAACCCCGACAAACCCAAGCTGGTGTTCTTTTTCGACGAGGCGCATCTGCTGTTTGACGGCGCGCCTAAGGCATTGGTGGATAAGGTAGAACAGGTCGTCCGGCTGATCCGCTCCAAGGGGGTGGGGGTGTTTTTTGTCACGCAAAAGCCGGCCGATGTACCTGATGATGTGCTGGCACAGCTTGGCAACCGGGTGCAGCATGCCTTGCGGGTATTCACGCCCCGCGATCAACGCGATCTGAAGCTGGCCGCACAAACCTACCGAGGCAATCCGCGCTTCTCCACCGAGGAAGCGATCACGCAAGTGGGCACAGGGGAGGCGGTGACGTCGTTTCTGGAGCAAAAGGGCATACCGGGTGTGGTGGAACGGACGTTGATTCGCCCCCCTAGCAGCCAATTGGGCCCGATTGATGCCGAAACGCGTGCCACTTTGATGGCAGCATCCCCCGTTGCAGGGAAATATGAGGCGCGGTTTGATCGCGATTCGGCGTATGAACGCCTGTTGGCCCGCGCCGAAGCTGCCGCAAAAGAGGTTGCAGAAGCAGAGGCCGCAGAGGCGCGCGCCGAAAGCCAGCAGCGAGAGTTCAATTCCGCGCGGCGCTATGACGGGGGACGTGTGGCGCAAAGCACAAAACGCAAATCCTCGCGGTCATCAGACAGCGTGGGAGAGGCCTTTGCCAAAAGCTTTGCACGACAGCTAGGCACCAAAAGCGGCCAAGCGCTTGTACGCGGGATTTTGGGATCGTTCTTTAAAAGCCGGTGA
- the guaA gene encoding glutamine-hydrolyzing GMP synthase produces MTHHERLLIIDFGSQVTQLIARRLRELNVYCEIHPFNKVTDGFLAEFAPKAVILSGGPASVFAEGAPMPPKTVFDLGVPVLGICYGQQVMMHCLGGQVERGHGTAEFGRAFVTPTAAQTDLLDGWFATDREQVWMSHGDHVSKIAPGFEVYGTSPNAPFAITADVERRFYAVQFHPEVHHTPNGAKFYENFVRIAGFAGDWTMGAYREDAIAKIREQVGDKQVICGLSGGVDSSVAAVLIHEAIGDQLTCVFVDHGLLRQNEAEEVVKMFSENYSIPLIHADESELFLGKLDGVSDPETKRKIIGGLFIDVFQKYANQIEGAEFLAQGTLYPDVIESVSFSGGPSVTIKSHHNVGGLPEKMGLKLVEPLRELFKDEVRALGRELGLPPSFIGRHPFPGPGLAIRCPGEITREKLAILKKADAVYIDQIRKHGLYDDIWQAFVAILPVRTVGVMGDGRTYDFACALRAVTSVDGMTADYYPFTHDFLGETATRIINEVQGINRVTYDITSKPPGTIEWE; encoded by the coding sequence ATGACACATCATGAGCGCCTCCTCATCATCGACTTCGGGTCCCAAGTAACGCAGCTTATTGCGCGCCGCTTGCGGGAGCTGAACGTCTATTGCGAAATCCATCCCTTTAATAAGGTGACCGACGGCTTTTTGGCCGAATTCGCGCCTAAAGCGGTGATCTTGTCGGGGGGACCCGCATCGGTCTTTGCCGAGGGTGCGCCGATGCCGCCGAAAACGGTATTTGATCTGGGCGTACCTGTGCTTGGCATCTGCTACGGGCAACAGGTCATGATGCATTGCCTAGGCGGGCAGGTTGAACGTGGTCACGGCACCGCCGAATTTGGCCGCGCCTTTGTGACGCCAACAGCGGCGCAAACCGATTTGCTGGACGGCTGGTTTGCCACCGACCGTGAACAGGTCTGGATGTCGCATGGCGACCATGTTTCCAAAATCGCACCGGGGTTTGAGGTTTACGGAACCTCCCCCAACGCGCCTTTTGCGATTACCGCCGATGTTGAGCGTCGCTTTTACGCCGTGCAATTCCACCCCGAGGTGCATCACACCCCGAATGGTGCGAAATTCTATGAGAATTTTGTCCGCATCGCTGGCTTTGCCGGTGATTGGACCATGGGCGCCTATCGCGAAGATGCCATCGCCAAAATCCGCGAACAGGTTGGTGACAAGCAAGTGATCTGCGGGCTTTCGGGCGGGGTTGATAGCTCTGTCGCGGCGGTCTTGATCCATGAGGCCATCGGCGATCAGCTGACATGCGTTTTTGTTGACCACGGGCTGCTGCGCCAGAACGAGGCCGAAGAAGTCGTTAAAATGTTCAGCGAGAATTACAGCATCCCGCTGATCCATGCCGACGAATCAGAGCTGTTCCTCGGTAAGCTGGACGGCGTGTCCGACCCCGAAACCAAGCGTAAAATTATCGGTGGCTTGTTCATTGACGTCTTCCAGAAATACGCCAACCAGATTGAGGGCGCGGAATTTCTGGCCCAAGGTACGCTGTACCCCGATGTGATCGAATCGGTCAGCTTTTCGGGCGGCCCTTCGGTAACGATCAAATCGCACCATAATGTCGGCGGCCTGCCTGAAAAGATGGGCCTAAAACTGGTCGAGCCTTTGCGCGAATTGTTCAAAGACGAGGTGCGCGCGCTTGGTCGGGAACTTGGCCTGCCCCCCTCTTTCATCGGCCGCCACCCCTTCCCCGGCCCCGGCCTGGCCATTCGTTGCCCCGGCGAGATCACCCGCGAAAAGCTGGCGATTCTGAAAAAGGCCGATGCTGTGTATATTGACCAGATCCGCAAGCACGGGCTTTACGATGATATCTGGCAAGCCTTCGTGGCCATTTTGCCGGTCCGTACCGTGGGCGTTATGGGCGATGGTCGCACCTATGATTTCGCCTGTGCCTTGCGCGCGGTGACCTCGGTCGATGGCATGACAGCCGATTACTACCCCTTCACGCATGACTTCCTTGGTGAAACTGCGACACGGATTATCAATGAAGTTCAAGGGATTAACCGGGTTACTTACGACATTACATCAAAGCCGCCCGGCACCATTGAATGGGAATGA
- a CDS encoding trimethylamine methyltransferase family protein, with amino-acid sequence MTEGTTRRARGGGGSARRAERTAVSFDVAKYISRNIPNFEILNEEALEIIEYNAETVLEEIGVNFVDNPAALERWRAAGADVKGERVHIPRGLARKLCATAPSSFTQHARNADRSVEIGGRNLVLAPVYGPPFVRDREGGRRYATMADFEKFVKLGYMSKWLHHSGGTVCEPTDIPVNKRHLDMLRAHMVLSDKPFMGSVTEPERAKDSVEMSKLLFGADFVDQNVVLTSLININSPLTFDSTMMGALEAYATAGQAAIISPFIVGGAMAPVTVAGTLTQVLAEVLAGVAYSQLVRPGAPVIFGAFVTSIDMNSGAPTFGTPEAAHITYGAGQLARRLGLPYRSGGAFCGSKLPDAQAAYETANSLNMALLSGVNFMLHACGWLEGGLVASFEKFVMDADQLGALHHLAQGISMDDNGQAMDALREVGPGGHFLGCEHTQKNFKSAFWRSDLLDYKPFETWYEEGARDTETLAANRVAKMVGDYQAPALDEGIREAIDDYVARKKASMPDAFG; translated from the coding sequence ATGACTGAAGGCACAACACGCAGGGCACGGGGCGGCGGTGGATCAGCGCGGCGGGCAGAGCGGACGGCCGTCAGCTTTGATGTGGCGAAATATATCAGCCGCAATATCCCGAATTTCGAGATTCTGAACGAAGAAGCTTTGGAGATCATCGAATATAACGCGGAAACCGTGCTTGAAGAGATCGGCGTGAATTTCGTTGATAATCCGGCAGCTTTGGAGCGGTGGCGCGCGGCGGGTGCCGATGTGAAGGGCGAGCGGGTGCATATCCCCCGCGGGCTTGCGCGCAAACTTTGTGCCACAGCACCTTCCAGCTTTACCCAACACGCCCGCAATGCAGACCGTTCGGTTGAGATCGGCGGCCGCAATCTGGTGCTTGCACCGGTTTACGGCCCCCCCTTTGTGCGCGACCGTGAAGGCGGGCGGCGTTATGCGACCATGGCGGATTTCGAGAAATTCGTAAAACTGGGCTATATGTCGAAATGGTTGCACCATTCCGGCGGAACAGTCTGTGAGCCAACGGATATTCCGGTGAACAAGCGCCATCTGGACATGTTGCGCGCGCATATGGTGCTGTCGGACAAGCCGTTCATGGGCTCGGTCACCGAACCCGAACGCGCCAAGGATTCGGTCGAAATGTCGAAGCTGCTGTTCGGCGCGGATTTTGTTGACCAGAATGTGGTGCTGACCAGCTTAATCAATATTAATTCGCCGTTAACCTTCGATTCGACGATGATGGGCGCGCTGGAAGCCTATGCGACAGCAGGGCAGGCCGCGATTATTTCGCCCTTTATCGTGGGCGGTGCGATGGCGCCGGTCACGGTGGCGGGGACCTTGACGCAGGTTCTGGCCGAGGTGCTGGCGGGCGTTGCCTATAGCCAGTTGGTACGCCCCGGTGCGCCAGTGATTTTCGGTGCTTTTGTAACCTCGATTGATATGAATTCCGGTGCGCCGACCTTCGGGACCCCCGAGGCCGCGCATATCACCTATGGTGCTGGGCAGCTTGCCCGCCGGCTGGGGCTGCCGTACCGTTCGGGCGGGGCGTTTTGTGGATCGAAACTGCCCGATGCGCAGGCGGCCTATGAAACCGCGAACAGCCTCAATATGGCACTTTTGTCGGGGGTTAACTTCATGCTGCACGCCTGTGGCTGGCTTGAAGGCGGGCTTGTCGCCTCCTTTGAGAAATTCGTGATGGATGCTGACCAGCTTGGCGCCTTGCATCATCTGGCCCAAGGGATTTCGATGGATGACAACGGGCAGGCGATGGACGCGCTGCGCGAGGTCGGGCCGGGGGGGCATTTCCTTGGCTGTGAACACACACAAAAGAATTTTAAATCAGCGTTTTGGCGGTCGGACTTGCTGGATTATAAGCCCTTTGAGACTTGGTATGAAGAAGGCGCGCGGGATACAGAAACACTGGCGGCTAACCGTGTGGCCAAGATGGTTGGCGATTACCAGGCCCCCGCGCTGGATGAGGGGATTCGCGAGGCGATTGATGATTATGTCGCCCGCAAAAAAGCCTCTATGCCGGATGCTTTCGGCTAA
- a CDS encoding DUF6477 family protein: MARLRDAEELAEETRRRGDAGYSIARHVDLLIAMMAELRLLRNHAGA, from the coding sequence CTGGCCCGTCTTCGCGATGCCGAGGAACTGGCTGAGGAAACACGCCGTCGCGGGGATGCTGGATATTCCATAGCGCGCCACGTCGATCTCTTGATCGCAATGATGGCAGAGCTGCGATTGCTGCGCAATCACGCCGGCGCCTAA
- a CDS encoding DUF6477 family protein — translation MSDISTILANLRRPRLLIRAARHGIQDYRRDRDLRRLINAVSPPLPRGGTGPSSRCRGTG, via the coding sequence ATGTCAGATATCAGCACAATCCTTGCGAATCTCCGCCGTCCCCGTTTACTGATCCGCGCCGCACGCCACGGCATTCAGGATTATCGTCGTGACCGGGATTTGCGTCGGTTAATCAACGCGGTTTCCCCCCCCCTCCCCCGAGGCGGCACTGGCCCGTCTTCGCGATGCCGAGGAACTGGCTGA
- a CDS encoding DUF6456 domain-containing protein, producing MGSNLSSEFSLPAWLPDAARLYPDHTEQGVSLRQLARREGCHASTVMRQVRRYENRRDDPLVDEALSAFGRVQDNDACNISRKDATAMTAPIRQDGLKIDDATIMHEGRRVLRRLAEVDTVLAIAQDMDKAAVLRSFPDGRTLRLAVIDRTLAQAFALKDWISCEKQGRVSTYQITQAGRAAYKRMVPGDAGGMAEAPAQFGDQHRDWAPRDMPEGGEERRVRYNAAESPIQVLGRRRDRDGKPFLAPELVAAAEQLRMDFELAQMGPRVTQNWERFLTGGDRGSFAPDGKTGGGASDARERVSVALRDLGPGLGDMVLRCCCFLEGLEVAEKRMGWSARSGKIVLRIALQRLRLHYDTHYGKHGPMIG from the coding sequence ATGGGATCAAACCTGAGCTCGGAGTTTTCGCTGCCTGCATGGCTGCCGGATGCGGCACGCCTGTACCCTGACCATACGGAGCAGGGCGTTTCCTTGCGGCAATTGGCGCGCCGTGAAGGGTGCCATGCGTCAACCGTGATGCGACAGGTGCGCCGTTACGAAAACCGACGCGATGATCCCTTGGTGGATGAGGCGCTGTCGGCATTCGGACGGGTGCAGGATAACGACGCTTGCAACATCAGCCGGAAGGATGCCACTGCCATGACAGCCCCTATCAGACAAGACGGATTGAAAATTGACGATGCGACAATCATGCACGAAGGGCGCCGTGTTTTGCGGCGTCTGGCCGAGGTGGATACCGTGCTGGCGATTGCGCAAGACATGGATAAAGCTGCTGTTTTGCGCAGTTTTCCCGACGGGCGTACGCTGCGCCTTGCGGTGATTGACCGCACATTGGCGCAGGCTTTTGCGTTAAAGGACTGGATCTCTTGCGAAAAGCAGGGGCGGGTTTCCACCTATCAGATCACCCAAGCGGGGCGCGCGGCCTATAAGCGGATGGTGCCGGGCGATGCGGGCGGCATGGCCGAGGCCCCGGCACAATTTGGCGATCAGCACCGTGATTGGGCACCCCGTGACATGCCCGAGGGCGGCGAGGAACGCCGCGTGCGCTACAATGCCGCCGAAAGCCCTATTCAGGTTTTGGGGCGGCGGCGGGATCGGGACGGAAAACCTTTCCTCGCGCCGGAGCTTGTGGCGGCGGCGGAACAGCTGCGGATGGATTTCGAGCTTGCGCAGATGGGCCCCCGCGTCACCCAAAACTGGGAGCGTTTCTTGACCGGCGGCGACCGCGGCAGCTTTGCGCCGGATGGAAAAACCGGTGGCGGTGCCTCGGATGCACGCGAGCGGGTTTCGGTGGCACTTCGCGATCTGGGACCGGGGCTTGGTGATATGGTTCTGCGTTGCTGCTGTTTTCTGGAAGGTCTGGAGGTTGCTGAGAAACGCATGGGCTGGTCTGCGCGGTCGGGCAAGATCGTGCTGCGCATCGCCTTGCAGCGTCTGCGGCTGCATTATGACACGCATTACGGCAAACACGGCCCGATGATCGGCTAA
- the lipA gene encoding lipoyl synthase, with translation MRDLKLPDQRHPEKAHRVDNAQPKKPSWIRVKAPTSEGYKKTRDILKEQKLVTVCEEAGCPNVGECWGQGHATMMIMGEICTRGCTFCNVATGKPQTLDAFEPGRVAHAVQQLGLNHVVITSVDRDDLDDGGADHFAQTIRAIRHRSPETTIEILTPDFLKCAPEVLEKVVEARPDVFNHNLETVPGLYPTVRPGARYFHSLRLLQRVKELDPTMFTKSGIMVGLGEDAQGVRQVMDDMRAADVDFLTIGQYLQPTPKHHRVDRFVTPDEFKAYETAAYGKGFLMVSATPLTRSSYHAGDDFAQMRAARLAKLAQ, from the coding sequence TTGCGTGACCTTAAATTACCGGACCAACGCCACCCTGAAAAGGCGCACCGCGTTGACAATGCCCAACCCAAGAAGCCGTCGTGGATTCGCGTGAAAGCCCCCACATCAGAGGGCTACAAAAAGACGCGCGATATTTTGAAAGAGCAAAAGCTGGTCACAGTTTGCGAAGAGGCAGGCTGCCCCAACGTCGGCGAGTGCTGGGGGCAGGGTCATGCGACCATGATGATCATGGGCGAGATTTGCACCCGCGGCTGTACTTTTTGCAATGTCGCCACCGGCAAGCCGCAAACGCTTGATGCATTCGAACCGGGGCGCGTTGCCCATGCGGTGCAGCAGCTGGGCTTGAACCATGTGGTGATCACATCGGTGGACCGTGACGATCTGGATGATGGCGGCGCCGATCACTTTGCCCAGACGATCCGGGCGATTCGCCACCGCAGCCCCGAAACCACGATCGAGATTCTGACGCCGGACTTCCTGAAATGCGCGCCCGAGGTTCTTGAAAAGGTTGTCGAGGCGCGCCCCGATGTCTTTAACCATAACCTTGAAACCGTCCCCGGCCTTTATCCCACCGTGCGCCCCGGCGCGCGCTATTTCCACAGCTTGCGCCTGTTACAACGTGTGAAAGAGCTTGATCCCACGATGTTCACCAAATCGGGTATCATGGTCGGCTTGGGCGAGGATGCGCAGGGCGTGCGGCAGGTGATGGATGATATGCGCGCCGCCGATGTTGATTTCCTGACCATCGGGCAGTATCTGCAACCAACCCCGAAACACCACCGCGTTGATCGTTTTGTCACACCGGATGAGTTCAAAGCCTATGAGACTGCCGCCTATGGCAAGGGCTTCTTGATGGTGTCGGCCACGCCGCTAACGCGCTCCAGCTATCACGCGGGCGATGATTTTGCGCAGATGCGCGCGGCGCGATTGGCAAAACTGGCACAGTAA